From the Streptomyces sp. NBC_01216 genome, the window GTCAGATGCACCTCGGCCTCGTCACCCAGTCGAACCTTTGTGTCACCACTTCGGGTGAACCGGAGCGTTCGCACTGGCGCGGCCAACGCGTAGTCGCACAGAATTGCGAGGGAGAGGGGTGCGTTGACCGCGAGAATCCCCGCCCAGCTGGGGGCGAGGACACCGACGGGAAGCGACCCGAGGGCGGCGAGGAGTGCGGTACGTCCGGTGAGGGCCATGGGATGCCGTCCTCAACGGGGTACGGGGACGTGAGCGAGTACCGAGGTGATGACGGAGTCGGCTGTGACGCCCTCCATCTCCGCCTCGGGACGCAGATGGACGCGATGACGCAGGGTGGGCAGGGCGAGGGCCTTCACGTCGTCCGGGGTGACGTAGTCCCGGCCCGTCAGCCAGGCCCAGGCGCGGGCGGTGGAGAGCAGGGCGGTGGCACCTCGGGGGGAGACGCCGAGGGCGAGCGAGGGGGAATCACGCGTGGCACGACAGATATCGACGACATAGCCGGTGATCTCGGGAGAGACCGTGGTCTTGGCGACGGCGTCGCGGGCGGCCCCGAGTTCGGCGGGCCCGGCGACCGGGCGGACGCCGGCGGCGCGGAGGTCACGCGGGTCGAAGCCGTCCGCGTGGCGGCCGAGGACGCTGATCTCGTCCTCACGTGAGGGAAGCGGGACCGTCAGTTTGAGCAGGAAGCGGTCGAGCTGGGCCTCGGGTAGGGGGTAGGTGCCCTCGTACTCGACGGGGTTCTGCGTCGCGGCGACGAGGAAGGGGTCGGGCAGCGGGCGGGGTGTCCCGTCCACGGTCACCTGATGCTCCTCCATCGCCTCCAGCAGAGCGGACTGCGTCTTGGGAGGGGTGCGGTTGATCTCGTCGGCGAGCAGCAGATGGGTGAAGACCGGGCCCGGCTGGAAGGAGAAGGCGGCGGTGCCGGAGTCGTAGACGAGTGAACCGGTCACGTCGCTCGGCATCAGATCGGGGGTGAACTGAACGCGCTTGGTATCGAGGTCGAGAGCGGCGGCGAGCGCACGGACCAGCAGGGTCTTGGCGACACCGGGGACGCCCTCGAGCAGGACGTGCCCTCGGCAGAGTAGGGCGACGACGAGTCCGGTGACGGCGGGGTCCTGGCCCACCACGGCCTTCGCGATCTCGGTGCGCAGGGCCTCCAGGGACGACCGGGCGCCGTCCGAGGTCGTAGGGGTCGTAGGGGTCGTAGGGGGCGCGGGGGTCGGGGCGCTCATGAGGCGCGTACCTCTCTTTCGAGGGCGTCGAGGTCGTCCGCCAGACGGACGAGGGCGGTGTCGTCGGCGGGAGCCGGGCCGAAGAGCAGTTCGCGGAAGGGCGCCGTGTCTCCGGTGGTTGCGGCGAGGCGGGCGGAGAGCGCGGGGAGCAGTACCTCGGGGGAGTGTTCCCGGGCGGGGACGCCCAGCAGCGGCGCTATCCGGTCACGGGTCGCGGTGCGCAGGACGGAGGCCGCTCGGTCGCGGGCCTTGGCCTTGCGGTAGAGGCGGGCTCGGCCCTCCGTGGCCTCGGAGGCCCGGACGACGACCGGAAGGGGCTCGGTCACCAGGGCTCCGAACCGGCGGGCACGCCAGACGGCGGCGAGGACCGCGGCGACGGCGAGCTGCAGGGCGCCCCAGAGCCAGCCCGCCGGGATGAGGGAGAGGAAGCCGCCGGTGGGGCTGTCTCCGGACGCGTCGTCCACGGCGGAGGCGTCGTGTGGCGAAGGGAGGTACCAGACGAGATGAGGCCGGGAGCCGAGAAGGTGCAGGGCCAGCGAGGCGTTGCCGCGCTGGGCGAGGCGGTCGTTGCGGAAGATGTCGGGGGAGCCGACGAGTACCGTGTCGCCGGCGCCGGGGCGTGTGAGCGAGACCAGGGTCGGCAGACCGTCGGCGCGATAGCAGGAGTCGGACGCGAGCTCCCCCGCGCTGTAGCGCTCACCGCCGAGGTCGGCGCTGCCGGCGCGGGCGGCGCCGGGCAGGGAGCAGTCGGGGGCGCGGCTCCGCACCGGCACGCTGGTGGCGGAGGCGACCCCGGGGGCCAGCACCGGGACCGATGCCTCGCCGGCGCCGACGAGGACGGTGCGGCCCGCGGAGCCACCCATGGCCCCGTGGAGGGTGACCTGCTGAGAGCCGGTCAGCAGGTCCGGTGCCGTGACGAGAAGTGTGGTGTCGTCGCCGGTCGCCGCGGTGGCCTCGTCGAGCGTGGTCGTGACGCGGAGCGTGACGCCCTGGGCCCTGAGGATCTCGGCGACCGCGCGGCTGCCGTCCGGGGCGGCGGACCGAGGGTCGAGCAGGCCCTGCGGTCCGGCGGACCGGACGGTCGCCAGGGTGAGCCCACCGATCAGGACCAGGGCGAGGACGAGGAGCACACCGCGGGCCCGCGACCACAGTTGGCGGGGGGTGAGGGAGGCGGAGGTGGCGCTGGTGCGCGGACGGTTCACCCGGCGGCCCCTGTCGCGCCGGGATCGAGAGAGTCAAGGGAGGGGCGGGTCCGTTCCAGGGAACCGTCCAGCTCCTCGACGCGGCGGTACGCGGCCTCGTCGGCCGTGCGGCCGCCGTAGGTGACGTCGTCGAAGGCGCGGGCGGCGGAGCGCAGTTCGTCGGCGCGGGTGGGAAGCGCACGACCCGCCTCCGCTGCCGCCTCGTCGGCGGTCCGGCCCGGACGGGGGGCGAGCAGGGCGCGTTCCTCCAGCGAGCGGACGATGGCCCGCATCCGCTCCTGGACCGCCTCGTTCCAGCGGCCGGCGGTCGCGTGCCGGTCGGCGGCCGACCGGTGTGCTCCGGCCGTGCGCGGACCGTCCTGGAAGAGCGAGTCCCCGGCGGGGACGGCACGGTGGGGAGTGCCGAGCCGCCACCACAGCGCGCCGAGCGGGGCGAGGACGAGGAGGGCGAGGACGAGCAGGCCCGGGACCCCGCCGAGGGAGGCTCCCGACGCCTGGTCGAACAGCTCGCCGACCCAGTCCCAGAAGCGGTCGAGACCGCGTTCGAGCATGCTGGGATCGTGCTCGTGATAGATCCGTCGGGACAGTTCCCGCTCCGCCGCCTCCCGGGCGGGGTCGCGGGGGATGTCCACCGGAACGCCGTCGGCGCGGATCGTGAACCGCGCGACGGACGCGCCCCCCGTGGCCGTCACCCCGTCAGCCCCCGGAGGTGTAGCCGGGAACGCCGGCGGCGCGGGCGAGTTCGAGGTCCAGCGCCTCGCGGCGGATCCGTTGGTCGACGTAGAGGAGCACGGTCACTCCGGCGGAGATCGGATAGATCACCGCGTTGGTGATCACGCCGCCGACTCCGGTGATGAGGAGGAACGACCATCCGGTGGTCGCGGCGCCCGGGTCGTCGAGGAAGTGGCCGAAGCCGCCGTCGGCGATGAGGGCGACAGCGGCGAACGGGATCGAGATGACCATCGCGACGATGAGGAGCAGCAGCTGCGTCAGCAGCGTGATGCCGAAGATGCGCCACCAGGAGCCCTGGACCAGTTTGGCCGAGCGCTTGAGTGACCGGATGACACCCTGGCGTTCCAGCATCAGGGCGGGGGAGGAGAGACTGAAACGGACCATCAGCCAGACGACGGCGACCAGTCCGGCCAGACCGCCGAGGGTGGCGAGCGCGTAGCCGCCGGCGTCGCCGATGAGCAGTCCGGGCAGCAGGCCGACGCACATGATCACCACGCTCATCAGCGGCAGGAGCAGCGTCAGTCCGAACAGCTGGAGCAGCCGGGGTCGGGCCTCCCGCCAGGCCGTGCCCACCGTGACCGGGCGGCCGAGGACCGCGCGGCTGATCACGACGGTGAGCAGGGCGGCGCAGACGAGACTGGTCATGATCATGATCAGCAGTGCGGGCACCGTGTCGATCAGGGCGGCCCGCATGGACGCCAGGGACTGGTCGAGTGCCTCCGCGGGTGTCGCGTTCGGGTCGATCGTCGGTGGGGCCTGCGTGAGGTAGCGCTGCGTCAGGACGTCGGCGGTCTGGGAGATCACCGCGACGGTCACGGAGACGGTCAGCACGGTGCGCCAGTAGGCGCGCAGGGTCGACACGGCGCCGTCGAGGATCTCGCCCAGGCCGAGCGGGCGCAGCGGGATCACGCCGGGCTTGGCGGCCGGTGGCCTGCCCCACTGGCCGGGCTGGGGAGGTCCTCCCCAGCCGGGACCGGGCGGCGGAGGCGTGGGGGCGTGGCCCGGGGCGGAGCCGCTCGGCGCGGACCACTGGCCCGCTGGCGGCTGGTCCTTGGACCACTGCGGGACGGAGCCGTTCGCGTCGACAGGCTCGGCCGGCCGGGGTACCCCGGCACCGTCCTGGTCGTCGGCGGGAGCGGACCCGGGCGAGGTCCAGCCCGGAGTGTCGTTCACGGTCGTCCACCTCGAGGAATGGTCGCGGGGCCGGATCGGCGAGCCGGCGCGGTTTCGGTGGCCGTCCGGCCCGGGGTTTCCGTCCCGGCGGCCGACCGTGAGCCATCGTGCCACGCGGGTCCCGCCCGCGGACCGGCGCCGGAGGACGACGCCGACCCCGGCCGGGCCGGGAGGGTCCCTCGACAGCGGGGCCGCCGGGCCGGGCCGTCGCGACGCCGCCGGGCCGCGTCTCACGGGTGGACGGCGTGCCGGCGACGCACCCGCCGTCCCCGCCCGGCGGGTGGGCTTCCGGCCGAAGATCGTCGAACCGCGAGGTCATGCGGCTATGGGCGGCGGAAGGGCGGCCGGGGTACGGTTCAGGGCGGCTACGGGGGTGACATCACCACGCCCGGCATCAGTGACCACACGCGCCAGGGCGGCCGCCGGTGACGATCACGGACGTCGACGCTGGTCAGTGAGCTATCTCACCAGCCGCCTTGAGACTGATACGGAAATGGGATGATGTCGATATGAAGGGACGCGTTCTCGTCGTCGATGACGACACCGCACTGGCCGAGATGCTCGGGATCGTGCTGCGAGGTGAGGGCTTCGAGCCGTCGTTCGTGGCGGACGGTGACAAGGCGCTCGCCGCATTCCGTGACGCCAAGCCGGACCTGGTGCTGCTGGACCTGATGCTGCCCGGACGGGACGGCATCGAGGTGTGCAGGCTCATCAGGGCCGAGTCGGGTGTGCCCATCGTCATGCTGACGGCCAAGAGCGACACCGTCGACGTGGTGGTGGGACTGGAGTCCGGGGCCGACGACTACATCGTCAAGCCGTTCAAGCCGAAGGAGCTCGTCGCCCGTATCCGGGCGCGGCTGCGACGGTCGGAGGAGCCCGCGCCGGAGCAGCTCGCCATCGGTGACCTCGTCATCGACGTGGCCGGTCACTCCGTGAAGCGGGACGGGCAGTCCATCGCCCTGACCCCGCTCGAGTTCGACCTGCTCGTCGCGCTGGCCCGCAAGCCGTGGCAGGTGTTCACCCGCGAGGTCCTGCTGGAGCAGGTCTGGGGCTACCGCCACGCGGCCGACACCCGGCTGGTGAACGTGCACGTCCAGCGACTGCGCTCCAAGGTCGAGAAGGACCCGGAGCGGCCGGAGATCGTGGTGACCGTCCGAGGCGTCGGTTACAAGGCGGGGCCGAGCTGACATGAGCATAGGCAGTACTGCTCCGAAGCCCGGCGAACCGGGGGTCCGGACGGGGCGGACTGCCGGACCGAGGCGGGGGGGCTCGCGATTCGGCCGTCTGCTCCACGGAGGACGACTCCTCCAGGACGGAGCGCCGAGTGGCCCCCTGCTCCGGCTGTTCACCCGCTGGATCCGCCGCCCGCTGCTGCCGGCGGTAAGACTGTGGCGCCGCAACATCCAGCTACGGGTGGTCGCGGGCACCCTCCTGATGTCCCTCGGCGTGGTGCTGCTGCTCGGCCTCGTCGTCATCGGCCAGGTGCGCAACGGCCTGCTCGACGCCAAGGAGAGGGCCGCCCAGAGCCAAGCCGCCGGCGGCTTCTCCGCCGCCCAGGACAAAGCGGCCACCACCCCCTCCGTCCCCGGTGAGCCGGACGGCGGACGGGCCGGCGCGTCCGTGAACTGGCGCTCCACCCTGGTCGAACAGCTCGCCAGCGGCGGCCAGAGCGCCTTCAACGTCGTGGCGCTCTCCCTGGAACAGTCGGAGGGGACCGCGAGCCGCGGCGCCCGCGCCTCCGGCGAGGTCGACCCGGTCACCAGCATTCCCGCCGAACTGCGGTACTCCGTGGCGCAGGGGACGGGCACCTTCCAGACGTACACACGGATCCACTACACCGGCGGCAAGCACTCCGAGCCCGGTCTGGTGGTCGGCAAGCGGCTCAACGACGCCGAGGGGAACCAGTACGAGCTGTACTACCTCTTCCCGCTCAGCCAGGAGGGCGACTCCCTCGCCCTGGTGAAGGGCACGCTGGCCACCGCCGGCCTGTTCGTGGTGGTGCTCCTCGGCGCCATCGCCTGGCTCGTGGTGCGCCAGGTGGTCACCCCGGTGCGCATGGCGGCCGGGATCGCCGAGCGACTCTCGGCCGGCCGGCTCCAGGAACGCATGAAGGTCACCGGCGAGGACGACATCGCCCGGCTCGGTGAAGCCTTCAACAAGATGGCGCAGAACCTCCAGCACAAGATCCAGCAGCTGGAGGACCTCTCGCGGATGCAGCGCCGTTTCGTCTCCGACGTCTCGCACGAACTGCGGACGCCGCTGACCACCGTGCGCATGGCCGCCGACGTCATCCACGAGGCCCGTGTCGACTTCGACCCGGTCACCGCGCGCTCCGCGGAACTGCTCGGCGACCAGCTCGACCGCTTCGAGTCCCTCCTCGCCGACCTGCTGGAGATCAGCCGCTTCGACGCGGGCGCGGCGGCCCTGGAGGCCGAGCCGATCGATCTGCGTCAGGTCGTCCGCCGGGTGATCGGCGGCGCCGAGCCGCTAGCGGAGCGCAAGGGCGGGCGGATCGTCGTCGTCGGCGACGAGCAGCCGGTCGTGGCCGAGGCGGATGCCCGCCGCGTCGAACGCGTGCTGCGCAACCTCGTCGTCAACGCGGTCGAGCACGGCGAGGGCCGGGACGTCGTGGTCAAGCTCGCCGCCGCGGGCGGGGCCGTCGCGGTCGCCGTGCGCGACTACGGCGTGGGGCTCAAGCCCGGCGAGGCGACCCGGGTCTTCAACCGCTTCTGGCGCGCCGACCCGGCACGCGCGCGGACCACCGGCGGTACCGGCCTGGGCCTGTCCATCGCCGTGGAGGACGCCCGGCTGCACGGCGGCTGGCTCCAGGCATGGGGCGAGCCGGGCGGGGGCTCCCAGTTCCGGCTGACCCTGCCCCGGACGGCCGACGAGCCGCTGCGCGGATCGCCGATACCGCTGGAACCCGAGGACTCACGGCGCAACCGCGAGCAGGCCGCCTCCGGGCAGCCGCAGGAGACCGGAACGCGCCTGACATCGGTGCCCGTGCAGCACGCCGGGGACCGGGCCGCCCTGCCCGTACCGCCGCGGATGCCCGGGGCGCCGCGCGCCACCGCGGACCCGACCGCCCTGCCGGGCAGCGGCGCACGGGTGGTGGCCCGCCCCACCGGCGAGAGCGGCGGCGGAGAGGCGATGGCGTCGACGAACGCCGAGGGGGAGGACGGACGACGTGGGCGCTGATTCCCGAGACGAGCGGCACCGGGCCGACGGGCACCCGGAGACGAGGACGGGGCGCGAGACGCTCCCGTTCGCCCGCGGGACCGCGCGGGGCCGGTCGCGGGCACCCGTTCGCGCGGGGCGACGCGCCCGGACGAGCGTGCTGCTCGCCTGCGGCGGTCTGCTGGTCGCCGGGTGCGCCACGATGCCCGACACCGGGGACGTGGAGAGCGTGAAGGCCGCCGGTCTGGGCGACTCACAGGTCCGGGTCTACGCCGTGCAGCCGCGCGAGAACGCGGACCCGGACGAGATCGTCGACGGCTTCCTGGAGGCCATGACCAGTGACGACCCCGGCTTCGCCACGGCACGGAAGTACCTGACGGAACAGGCCGCGCGGGACTGGAAGCCGGAGGCGAACATCACGGTGCTCGCCACCGCCCCGGACCGCGGACAGGCCGTCGACATCACCGATCCGGAGAACCACGGCCGCTCCTTCCCGATCAAGGGAAGGACAGTGGCGACCGTGAACGAGTACCACGCCTACAAGCCGACCGACGGCGCCGAGTTCCAGGACGCCATCCACGTGGTGCAGCAGCCCGCGGAGGACGGCAAGGACAAGGAATGGCGCATCGACCACCTGCCGGACGGGCTGGTGCTCAGCGAAGCCGACTTCCAGCGGAACTACCGGTCGGTCAACAAGTACTACTTCGCCTCGGGGGAGGACTGGGTCGTCGCCGACCCGGTCTACATCCGCCAGCGGCAGGACCCCATCACCCGGATGGACCCGGTGACGCAGACGATCAAGGCACTGCTCGAAGGACCGTCGAGCTGGCTGGACCGTGCCGTCGTGTCCCGCTTCCCCTCCGGCACGCAGCTGAAGGAGGACGTCACCGCGCTCGCCCCGGACGACCAGTCCTCGCTGAAGGTGCCGCTCAACGGCAAGGCGGACCGGGTGAGCCCGGAGGTGTGCCGGCGCATGGCGGGGCAGCTCCTGTTCACGCTCGGCGACCTGACGTCCGTACGCGTCGAGCGGGTGGAGCTGCAGGGAGACGACGGAAGGTCGCTGTGCGCGCTGGGCAAGCGGCAGGCGCAGGACGAGTTCGCCGCCGTCCCGGCCTCCGACCGGCCCGAGAACCCGTTCTTCGTCGACGAGCGAGGCAAGCTCATGACGCTGCTGGTGGGCGGCAAGGAGGCCGAGGAACCGCAGGCCACCCCCGGGCCCTTCGGCAAGGGCACCGTGCCGCTCCGGTCGGTCGCCGTGAACCGCGACGAGAGCCGGGCGGCCGGCGTCGCCAAGGAGGGCCGCGAACTGCGGGTCGCGTCCATCGTCTCCGACGAGGAACTGCGCCCCGCGGTCGTCACGAGCAACGCCGCGCGTCCCGAGGACCGGCTCTCGGCACCGACCTGGGACGGCCGCGGCGATCTCTGGGTCGCCGACCGCAACCCCGTCCGGCCGCGCCTGTGGATGGTGCCGGACGGCAGCGGGGAGCGGATCGAGGTCTCCGCGCCCTGGCTGTCGGACGGCGTCCGGGTGGAGGCGATGCGGGTCTCCGCCGACGGTGTCCGGATGGCGCTGCTGCTCAAGGGCGGGGACGGCCGCACCACGCTCCACATCGGACGGGTGGTGCGCGAGGGCGGCGGGACCCAGCAGACCGTCTCCGTCGACGAGCTCCAGCGCGTGGCCCCGCGCATGGAGACGGTCACGGCCGTGTCCTGGGCCGGTCCGAGCCGGCTGATCGTGGTCGGCAAGGAAGCCGGCGGGGTGCAGCAGGTCCGGTACCTCCAGACCGACGGCGCCACCTCCTCGTCCTCGCTGCTGCCCGGTCTCAACGGTGTGACGGCGGTGGCCGCGCCGAACGACGACCGGTCCCCGGTCGTGGCGGACTCGGGCAACGACGGCATCGTGCGCCTGGT encodes:
- a CDS encoding AAA family ATPase — its product is MSAPTPAPPTTPTTPTTSDGARSSLEALRTEIAKAVVGQDPAVTGLVVALLCRGHVLLEGVPGVAKTLLVRALAAALDLDTKRVQFTPDLMPSDVTGSLVYDSGTAAFSFQPGPVFTHLLLADEINRTPPKTQSALLEAMEEHQVTVDGTPRPLPDPFLVAATQNPVEYEGTYPLPEAQLDRFLLKLTVPLPSREDEISVLGRHADGFDPRDLRAAGVRPVAGPAELGAARDAVAKTTVSPEITGYVVDICRATRDSPSLALGVSPRGATALLSTARAWAWLTGRDYVTPDDVKALALPTLRHRVHLRPEAEMEGVTADSVITSVLAHVPVPR
- a CDS encoding DUF4350 domain-containing protein, with the protein product MNRPRTSATSASLTPRQLWSRARGVLLVLALVLIGGLTLATVRSAGPQGLLDPRSAAPDGSRAVAEILRAQGVTLRVTTTLDEATAATGDDTTLLVTAPDLLTGSQQVTLHGAMGGSAGRTVLVGAGEASVPVLAPGVASATSVPVRSRAPDCSLPGAARAGSADLGGERYSAGELASDSCYRADGLPTLVSLTRPGAGDTVLVGSPDIFRNDRLAQRGNASLALHLLGSRPHLVWYLPSPHDASAVDDASGDSPTGGFLSLIPAGWLWGALQLAVAAVLAAVWRARRFGALVTEPLPVVVRASEATEGRARLYRKAKARDRAASVLRTATRDRIAPLLGVPAREHSPEVLLPALSARLAATTGDTAPFRELLFGPAPADDTALVRLADDLDALEREVRAS
- a CDS encoding DUF4129 domain-containing protein; translated protein: MTATGGASVARFTIRADGVPVDIPRDPAREAAERELSRRIYHEHDPSMLERGLDRFWDWVGELFDQASGASLGGVPGLLVLALLVLAPLGALWWRLGTPHRAVPAGDSLFQDGPRTAGAHRSAADRHATAGRWNEAVQERMRAIVRSLEERALLAPRPGRTADEAAAEAGRALPTRADELRSAARAFDDVTYGGRTADEAAYRRVEELDGSLERTRPSLDSLDPGATGAAG
- a CDS encoding DUF7544 domain-containing protein, translating into MNDTPGWTSPGSAPADDQDGAGVPRPAEPVDANGSVPQWSKDQPPAGQWSAPSGSAPGHAPTPPPPGPGWGGPPQPGQWGRPPAAKPGVIPLRPLGLGEILDGAVSTLRAYWRTVLTVSVTVAVISQTADVLTQRYLTQAPPTIDPNATPAEALDQSLASMRAALIDTVPALLIMIMTSLVCAALLTVVISRAVLGRPVTVGTAWREARPRLLQLFGLTLLLPLMSVVIMCVGLLPGLLIGDAGGYALATLGGLAGLVAVVWLMVRFSLSSPALMLERQGVIRSLKRSAKLVQGSWWRIFGITLLTQLLLLIVAMVISIPFAAVALIADGGFGHFLDDPGAATTGWSFLLITGVGGVITNAVIYPISAGVTVLLYVDQRIRREALDLELARAAGVPGYTSGG
- the mtrA gene encoding two-component system response regulator MtrA, which translates into the protein MKGRVLVVDDDTALAEMLGIVLRGEGFEPSFVADGDKALAAFRDAKPDLVLLDLMLPGRDGIEVCRLIRAESGVPIVMLTAKSDTVDVVVGLESGADDYIVKPFKPKELVARIRARLRRSEEPAPEQLAIGDLVIDVAGHSVKRDGQSIALTPLEFDLLVALARKPWQVFTREVLLEQVWGYRHAADTRLVNVHVQRLRSKVEKDPERPEIVVTVRGVGYKAGPS
- the mtrB gene encoding MtrAB system histidine kinase MtrB, producing MSIGSTAPKPGEPGVRTGRTAGPRRGGSRFGRLLHGGRLLQDGAPSGPLLRLFTRWIRRPLLPAVRLWRRNIQLRVVAGTLLMSLGVVLLLGLVVIGQVRNGLLDAKERAAQSQAAGGFSAAQDKAATTPSVPGEPDGGRAGASVNWRSTLVEQLASGGQSAFNVVALSLEQSEGTASRGARASGEVDPVTSIPAELRYSVAQGTGTFQTYTRIHYTGGKHSEPGLVVGKRLNDAEGNQYELYYLFPLSQEGDSLALVKGTLATAGLFVVVLLGAIAWLVVRQVVTPVRMAAGIAERLSAGRLQERMKVTGEDDIARLGEAFNKMAQNLQHKIQQLEDLSRMQRRFVSDVSHELRTPLTTVRMAADVIHEARVDFDPVTARSAELLGDQLDRFESLLADLLEISRFDAGAAALEAEPIDLRQVVRRVIGGAEPLAERKGGRIVVVGDEQPVVAEADARRVERVLRNLVVNAVEHGEGRDVVVKLAAAGGAVAVAVRDYGVGLKPGEATRVFNRFWRADPARARTTGGTGLGLSIAVEDARLHGGWLQAWGEPGGGSQFRLTLPRTADEPLRGSPIPLEPEDSRRNREQAASGQPQETGTRLTSVPVQHAGDRAALPVPPRMPGAPRATADPTALPGSGARVVARPTGESGGGEAMASTNAEGEDGRRGR
- a CDS encoding LpqB family beta-propeller domain-containing protein; its protein translation is MPDTGDVESVKAAGLGDSQVRVYAVQPRENADPDEIVDGFLEAMTSDDPGFATARKYLTEQAARDWKPEANITVLATAPDRGQAVDITDPENHGRSFPIKGRTVATVNEYHAYKPTDGAEFQDAIHVVQQPAEDGKDKEWRIDHLPDGLVLSEADFQRNYRSVNKYYFASGEDWVVADPVYIRQRQDPITRMDPVTQTIKALLEGPSSWLDRAVVSRFPSGTQLKEDVTALAPDDQSSLKVPLNGKADRVSPEVCRRMAGQLLFTLGDLTSVRVERVELQGDDGRSLCALGKRQAQDEFAAVPASDRPENPFFVDERGKLMTLLVGGKEAEEPQATPGPFGKGTVPLRSVAVNRDESRAAGVAKEGRELRVASIVSDEELRPAVVTSNAARPEDRLSAPTWDGRGDLWVADRNPVRPRLWMVPDGSGERIEVSAPWLSDGVRVEAMRVSADGVRMALLLKGGDGRTTLHIGRVVREGGGTQQTVSVDELQRVAPRMETVTAVSWAGPSRLIVVGKEAGGVQQVRYLQTDGATSSSSLLPGLNGVTAVAAPNDDRSPVVADSGNDGIVRLVPGANWQRLGKALGTSPVYPG